A stretch of the Malus sylvestris chromosome 10, drMalSylv7.2, whole genome shotgun sequence genome encodes the following:
- the LOC126585903 gene encoding translocon-associated protein subunit alpha isoform X2 yields the protein MATSAIRVLLLTLLLIASPFLQVARGQSDSEVDASDTVEESSDLGIVGEDVQDFGDGSFSPAPGVDTICVFPKNIAKTVAAGEETEILVGLKNDGESSLNVIAIKASVHLPFDHNLLVQNLTAQAFNNGSVPASAQATFPYIFAVSKFLQPGAFDLVGTIYYEIDQQPYQSTFYNGTIEVVEAGAMLSIESVFLVTLGCALLVLLGLWIHGQIQHLSKKTKRAPKVEVGTKATDASMDEWLQGTAYTQSVKDKTKKKK from the exons ATGGCGACCAGCGCGATTAGGGTtcttctcctcactctcctcctcATCGCATCCCCTTTCCTCCAAG TCGCTAGGGGCCAGTCTGATTCGGAAGTGGATGCTTCTGACACCGTGGAAGAAAGCAGTGATCTCGGGATTGTTGGCGAGGATGTCCAAGATTTTGGAGACGGAAGTTTTAGCCCAGCTCCCGGAGTTGATACAATCTGTGTCTTCCCCAAAAACATCGCTAAAA CGGTGGCGGCAGGGGAAGAGACTGAAATACTGGTTGGTCTGAAAAATGATG GAGAGTCAAGCTTGAATGTGATTGCAATCAAAGCCAGCGTTCATCTTCCTTTTGATCACAATCTGCTGGTTCAGAATCTTACTGCCCAG GCTTTTAACAATGGATCTGTTCCAGCTTCGGCCCAGGCTACTTTCCCATACATATTTGCTGTCAGCAAGTTCTTACAG CCTGGCGCTTTTGATCTTGTGGGTACCATTTATTATGAGATAGACCAGCAACCATACCAGAGCACCTTCTACAATGGTACTATTGAAGTTGTTGAGGCTGGTGCTATGCTCAGCATTGAGTCTGTTTTTCTTGTCACCCTTGGATGTGCCCTTCTTGTCCTCCTAGGTTTATGGATTCATGGTCAAATACAGCACCTTTCTAAG AAAACCAAGAGGGCTCCCAAGGTGGAAGTTGGAACCAAGGCTACCGATGCCTCTATGGATGAATGGCTTCAG GGAACTGCATATACTCAGTCAgtcaaagacaaaacaaaaaagaagaaatag